A single region of the Ictalurus punctatus breed USDA103 chromosome 26, Coco_2.0, whole genome shotgun sequence genome encodes:
- the LOC108258915 gene encoding TRAF2 and NCK-interacting protein kinase isoform X3, whose protein sequence is MANDSPAKSLVDIDLSSLRDPAGIFELVEVVGNGTYGQVYKGRHVKTGQLAAIKVMDVTEDEEEEIKLEINMLKKYSHHRNIATYYGAFIKKSPPGHDDQLWLVMEFCGAGSITDLVKNTKNGLKEDWIAYISREILRGLAHLHAHHVIHRDIKGQNVLLTENAEVKLVDFGVSAQLDRTVGRRNTFIGTPYWMAPEVIACDENPDATYDYRSDLWSCGITAIEMAEGAPPLCDMHPMRALFLIPRNPPPRLKSKKWSKKFINFIENCLVKNYTQRPPTDQLLKHPFIRDQPNERQVRIQLKDHIDHTRKKRGERDETEYDWSLSEEEDDEAPEAEGEPSSIVNVPGESTLRRDFIRLQQENKERSEALKRQQLLQEQQLREQEEYKRQLLAERQKRIEQQKEQRRRLEEQQRRERELRRQQEREQRRREQEEKRRVEEMERRRKEEDERRRAEEEKRRNDREQEYIRRQLEEEQRHLEILQQQLLHEQAMLLEFKWRELEEQRKAERLQRQLQQEQTYLLSLQRGPKQRTSSLTAQPDWAKLPQARPLDDPDPPVYSNADECTPKADLLRQTDGDQNVDPDAEQNKHVDENEALTDECREQTESVSVDSSPLVTQPVGETDRNDDPLVQSTPSSGPVSEAQPVGEADERYRKNHQGSPQTAPPKQQPPVPPRSSEPYSNGNSSSESSSMHKPMEPQVQWSHLAALKNNASAPPVSRSHSFSDPVPNFAHLHLRSQEPHHPAHPAHPAHPARSEHPHPLPLSLSRSHETSETSVNDEVPPKVPVRTTSRSPVLSRRDSPLQNNQQSSQPGQRNAGSNVEPRLLWDRVEKLARPGSGSSSGSSNSSSQTSSQSSGEKFRVRSSSKSEGSPHQRPENAGKKLEEKKDFVRPARPSDLTLLANEVRAIEEARPPHKVTDYSSSSEDSDSEEDDEVEQELGNESTSGTEDSRASSSKVSNGETESVKTMIVHDEAESDTAITPSKDGTLIVRQSVAEKIRLVPGPGTGPVPGPGHGPALGHQERNGFAGRIHLLPDLIQQSHHSPSPSITSSPSSSHTSPSMSPQSALERLLASETLSGSNSLQKHKSSSSFTPFIDPRLLQISPSTGSSLNNMAVIGNDLRLHEVLRPDPMRKGSVVNVNPVNTRPQSDTPEIRKYKKRFNSEILCAALWGVNLLVGTESGLLLLDRSGQGKVYPLINRRRFQQMDVLEGLNVLVTISGKKNKLRVYYLSWLRNKILHNDPEVEKKQGWTTVGELEGCVHYKVVKYERIKFLVLALKNSVEVYAWAPKPYHKFMAFKSFGDLVHKPLLVDLTVEEGQRLKVIYGSCSGFHAVDVDSGAVYDIYLPTHIQTSIQSHAIIILPNTDGIELLVCYEDEGVYVNTYGRITKDVVLQWGEMPTSVAYIRSNQIMGWGEKAIEIRSVETGHLDGVFMHKRAQRLKFLCERNDKVFFASVRQGGASQVYFMTLGRSNLLSW, encoded by the exons CTGGTGATGGAATTCTGTGGAGCTGGCTCAATCACAGACCTGGTGAAGAACACGAAGAACGGCCTGAAGGAGGATTGGATCGCCTACATTTCACGAGAGATCCTCCGA GGTCTGGCACATTTGCATGCACACCACGTCATCCACCGTGACATCAAAGGCCAGAACGTCCTGCTCACCGAGAACGCCGAGGTCAAACTAG TTGATTTTGGCGTGAGCGCTCAGTTGGACCGGACAGTCGGCAGGAGGAACACTTTCATCGGCACACCTTACTGGATGGCACCCGAGGTCATTGCCTGTGATGAGAACCCTGACGCTACTTATGACTACAGA AGTGACCTGTGGTCGTGTGGAATCACTGCTATCGAAATGGCCGAAGGCGCTCCCC CACTTTGTGACATGCACCCAATGCGAGCTCTCTTCCTCATCCCGAGAAATCCACCTCCTCGACTCAAGTCCAAAAAATG GTCCAAGAAGTTCATCAATTTTATCGAGAATTGTTTGGTGAAGAACTACACTCAGAGGCCACCCACCGATCAGCTCCTGAAACACCCGTTCATCAGAGACCAGCCGAACGAAAGGCAGGTCCGCATCCAGCTCAAGGACCACATCGACCACACACGCAAgaagaggggggagagag ATGAGACGGAGTATGATTGGAGTCTaagtgaagaagaagatgatgaggCTCCGGAGGCGGAAGGAGAACCCAG TTCTATAGTGAACGTACCTGGCGAGTCGACGCTGCGGCGGGACTTCATCCGTCTgcagcaggaaaacaaggagCGCTCGGAGGCCCTGAAGAGACAGCAGCTCCTTCAGGAGCAGCAGCTCCGCGAGCAAGAGGAGTACAAGCGCCAACTGCTGGCCGAGCGCCAGAAGCGCATAGAGCAGCAGAAAGAGCAAAGGAGACGCCTGGAGGAG CAACAGCGGCGTGAGCGAGAGCTGAGAAGGCAGCAGGAGCGCGAGCAGAGGCGGCGGGAACAGGAGGAGAAAAGGAGAGTAGAGGAGATGGAGCGCCGGCGCAAGGAGGAGGACGAGCGCAGGAGGGCGGAGGAGGAGAAAAGACGGAATGATCGTGAACAG GAATATATCCGCCGTCAGCTGGAAGAGGAGCAGAGGCATCTAGAGATCCTTCAGCAGCAGCTGCTTCACGAGCAGGCCATGTTACTG GAGTTCAAATGGCGGGAGCTGGAGGAGCAGCGGAAGGCGGAGCGGCTGCAGCGTCAGCTCCAGCAGGAGCAGACCTACCTGCTCTCCCTGCAGCGCGGACCGAAACAGCGCACTTCCTCCCTCACGGCCCAGCCCGACTGGGCAAAACTACCCCAAGCGCGCCCCTTAGATGACCCCGACCCCCCCGTTTACTCTAACGCAGACGAGTGCACGCCGAAGGCTGACCTCCTCCGTCAGACTGACGGCGACCAGAATGTAGATCCAGATGCAGAGCAGAATAAACATGTAGATGAGAACGAAGCCCTTACTGATGAGTGCAGGGAACAGACTGAGAGTGTGTCGGTGGATTCGAGCCCTTTAGTCACACAGCCAGTGGGTGAGACAGACAGGAACGACGACCCCCTCGTCCAGTCAACTCCATCCAGTGGCCCGGTGTCTGAAGCCCAGCCAGTCGGAGAG GCTGATGAAAGATACCGCAAGAACCATCAGGGCTCGCCTCAGACAGCTCCACCCAAGCAGCAGCCGCCAGTACCTCCCCGTTCATCTGAGCCCTATTCTAACGGGAACTCCTCATCCGAGTCCTCAAGCATGCACAAGCCCATGGAACCGCAG GTCCAGTGGTCTCACCTGGCCGCTCTAAAGAACAACGCGTCCGCTCCCCCCGTGTCCCGTTCTCATTCCTTCAGCGATCCAGTTCCTAATTTTGCACATCTCCATCTGCGCTCTCAAGAGCCACACCACCCAGCGCACCCTGCTCACCCAGCACACCCTGCACGCTCTGAGCATCCTCACCCTCTGCCCCTTTCACTGTCTCGGAGCCATGAGACCTCTGAAACATCAGTCAATGACGAGGTTCCACCAAAG GTTCCCGTGAGGACGACATCCAGATCACCTGTACTGTCCCGCAGAGACTCCCCACTTCAGAACAACCAGCAAAGCAGCCAACCTGGACAGAGGAATGCTGGAAG TAACGTGGAACCGCGTCTGCTGTGGGATCGGGTGGAGAAGCTGGCTAGACCAGGCAGTGGAAGCTCTTCTGGCTCCAGTAACTCCAGCTCACAGACTAGCTCTCAGAGTTCAGGGGAGAAGTTCAGGGTTCGCT CATCTTCAAAATCCGAGGGCTCGCCACATCAACGCCCGGAAAATGCTGGCAAAAAattggaggagaagaaggactTTGTCAGACCAGCCAGGCcctct GATCTCACTCTACTGGCCAATGAGGTGCGTGCAATTGAAGAAGCTCGTCCTCCTCACAAGGTGACTGACTACTCCTCATCTAGTGAGGACTCTGATTCAGAAGAGGATGATGAGGTGGAACAGGAGCTGGGCAACGAGTCTACATCTGGCACCGAGGACTCGAGGGCAAG CTCCTCGAAAGTTAGCAATGGTGAGACGGAGTCAGTGAAGACCATGATTGTTCACGACGAAGCAGAAAGCGACACAGCCATCACACCCTCTAAAGACGGCACTTTAATCGTCAGACAG AGCGTAGCAGAGAAAATCCGATTGGTTCCCGGGCCTGGTACGGGCCCTGTCCCTGGTCCTGGTCACGGTCCTGCTCTGGGCCACCAGGAGCGAAATGGCTTCGCAGGCCGTATTCACCTGCTGCCTGACCTCATCCAACAGAGCCATcactccccctccccctccatcacttcctccccctcctccaGTCACACCAGCCCCTCCATGTCCCCCCAATCCGCCTTGGAGAGGCTGCTTGCCAGCGAG ACACTCTCTGGCAGTAATTCTCTTCAAAAACACAAGTCCTCTTCTTCCTTCACCCCATTCATTGACCCTCGCCTTCTACAAATATCGCCCTCTACTGGCAGCTCTCTCAACAACATGG CGGTCATCGGGAATGACCTTCGGCTGCATGAAGTGTTAAGGCCAGACCCCATGCGTAAAGGCTCGGTGGTTAACGTGAACCCGGTGAACACTCGGCCACAAAGCGACACGCCCGAGATCCGCAAGTACAAGAAGAGGTTCAATTCCGAGATCCTGTGTGCTGCACTCTGGG GGGTGAACTTATTGGTGGGGACAGAAAGTGGGCTTTTGCTTCTGGACCGCAGTGGGCAGGGTAAAGTTTACCCCCTCATCAACCGCCGCCGTTTTCAGCAAATGGATGTTCTGGAAGGCCTTAATGTTCTGGTCACAATATCAG GAAAAAAGAACAAGCTGCGAGTGTATTATCTGTCCTGGCTGAGGAACAAGATCCTACACAATGACCCAGAGGTGGAGAAGAAGCAGGGGTGGACTACAGTGGGAGAGCTGGAGGGCTGTGTGCACTACAAAGTTG TGAAATATGAAAGGATCAAGTTCTTGGTGCTGGCCTTGAAAAACTCTGTGGAGGTCTATGCGTGGGCACCGAAGCCGTATCATAAATTCATGGCCTTTAAG TCATTTGGCGACCTGGTACACAAGCCCTTGCTAGTGGACCTGACTGTGGAGGAGGGACAGAGGTTAAAGGTGATATACGGCTCCTGCTCTGGTTTTCACGCGGTCGACGTGGATTCGGGCGCCGTTTACGACATCTATTTGCCCACGCAC ATTCAGACCAGCATCCAGTCGCACGCCATCATCATCCTTCCCAACACGGACGGCATCGAGCTGCTGGTCTGCTATGAGGACGAAGGCGTCTACGTGAACACGTACGGGCGCATCACTAAAGACGTGGTGTTGCAGTGGGGAGAGATGCCCACCTCTGTTG CATACATCAGGTCGAATCAGATCATGGGCTGGGGCGAGAAGGCCATAGAGATCCGCTCGGTCGAGACGGGTCACTTGGATGGCGTGTTCATGCACAAAAGGGCACAAAGGCTTAAGTTCCTGTGCGAGAGAAATGACAAG GTGTTCTTCGCTTCTGTACGTCAAGGCGGCGCGAGTCAGGTCTACTTCATGACCCTGGGCCGCAGCAATCTGCTCAGCTGGTAA
- the LOC108258915 gene encoding TRAF2 and NCK-interacting protein kinase isoform X2 yields MANDSPAKSLVDIDLSSLRDPAGIFELVEVVGNGTYGQVYKGRHVKTGQLAAIKVMDVTEDEEEEIKLEINMLKKYSHHRNIATYYGAFIKKSPPGHDDQLWLVMEFCGAGSITDLVKNTKNGLKEDWIAYISREILRGLAHLHAHHVIHRDIKGQNVLLTENAEVKLVDFGVSAQLDRTVGRRNTFIGTPYWMAPEVIACDENPDATYDYRSDLWSCGITAIEMAEGAPPLCDMHPMRALFLIPRNPPPRLKSKKWSKKFINFIENCLVKNYTQRPPTDQLLKHPFIRDQPNERQVRIQLKDHIDHTRKKRGERDETEYDWSLSEEEDDEAPEAEGEPSSIVNVPGESTLRRDFIRLQQENKERSEALKRQQLLQEQQLREQEEYKRQLLAERQKRIEQQKEQRRRLEEQQRRERELRRQQEREQRRREQEEKRRVEEMERRRKEEDERRRAEEEKRRNDREQEYIRRQLEEEQRHLEILQQQLLHEQAMLLLCDGATLCAQEFKWRELEEQRKAERLQRQLQQEQTYLLSLQRGPKQRTSSLTAQPDWAKLPQARPLDDPDPPVYSNADECTPKADLLRQTDGDQNVDPDAEQNKHVDENEALTDECREQTESVSVDSSPLVTQPVGETDRNDDPLVQSTPSSGPVSEAQPVGEADERYRKNHQGSPQTAPPKQQPPVPPRSSEPYSNGNSSSESSSMHKPMEPQWSHLAALKNNASAPPVSRSHSFSDPVPNFAHLHLRSQEPHHPAHPAHPAHPARSEHPHPLPLSLSRSHETSETSVNDEVPPKVPVRTTSRSPVLSRRDSPLQNNQQSSQPGQRNAGSNVEPRLLWDRVEKLARPGSGSSSGSSNSSSQTSSQSSGEKFRVRSSSKSEGSPHQRPENAGKKLEEKKDFVRPARPSDLTLLANEVRAIEEARPPHKVTDYSSSSEDSDSEEDDEVEQELGNESTSGTEDSRASSSKVSNGETESVKTMIVHDEAESDTAITPSKDGTLIVRQSVAEKIRLVPGPGTGPVPGPGHGPALGHQERNGFAGRIHLLPDLIQQSHHSPSPSITSSPSSSHTSPSMSPQSALERLLASETLSGSNSLQKHKSSSSFTPFIDPRLLQISPSTGSSLNNMAVIGNDLRLHEVLRPDPMRKGSVVNVNPVNTRPQSDTPEIRKYKKRFNSEILCAALWGVNLLVGTESGLLLLDRSGQGKVYPLINRRRFQQMDVLEGLNVLVTISGKKNKLRVYYLSWLRNKILHNDPEVEKKQGWTTVGELEGCVHYKVVKYERIKFLVLALKNSVEVYAWAPKPYHKFMAFKSFGDLVHKPLLVDLTVEEGQRLKVIYGSCSGFHAVDVDSGAVYDIYLPTHIQTSIQSHAIIILPNTDGIELLVCYEDEGVYVNTYGRITKDVVLQWGEMPTSVAYIRSNQIMGWGEKAIEIRSVETGHLDGVFMHKRAQRLKFLCERNDKVFFASVRQGGASQVYFMTLGRSNLLSW; encoded by the exons CTGGTGATGGAATTCTGTGGAGCTGGCTCAATCACAGACCTGGTGAAGAACACGAAGAACGGCCTGAAGGAGGATTGGATCGCCTACATTTCACGAGAGATCCTCCGA GGTCTGGCACATTTGCATGCACACCACGTCATCCACCGTGACATCAAAGGCCAGAACGTCCTGCTCACCGAGAACGCCGAGGTCAAACTAG TTGATTTTGGCGTGAGCGCTCAGTTGGACCGGACAGTCGGCAGGAGGAACACTTTCATCGGCACACCTTACTGGATGGCACCCGAGGTCATTGCCTGTGATGAGAACCCTGACGCTACTTATGACTACAGA AGTGACCTGTGGTCGTGTGGAATCACTGCTATCGAAATGGCCGAAGGCGCTCCCC CACTTTGTGACATGCACCCAATGCGAGCTCTCTTCCTCATCCCGAGAAATCCACCTCCTCGACTCAAGTCCAAAAAATG GTCCAAGAAGTTCATCAATTTTATCGAGAATTGTTTGGTGAAGAACTACACTCAGAGGCCACCCACCGATCAGCTCCTGAAACACCCGTTCATCAGAGACCAGCCGAACGAAAGGCAGGTCCGCATCCAGCTCAAGGACCACATCGACCACACACGCAAgaagaggggggagagag ATGAGACGGAGTATGATTGGAGTCTaagtgaagaagaagatgatgaggCTCCGGAGGCGGAAGGAGAACCCAG TTCTATAGTGAACGTACCTGGCGAGTCGACGCTGCGGCGGGACTTCATCCGTCTgcagcaggaaaacaaggagCGCTCGGAGGCCCTGAAGAGACAGCAGCTCCTTCAGGAGCAGCAGCTCCGCGAGCAAGAGGAGTACAAGCGCCAACTGCTGGCCGAGCGCCAGAAGCGCATAGAGCAGCAGAAAGAGCAAAGGAGACGCCTGGAGGAG CAACAGCGGCGTGAGCGAGAGCTGAGAAGGCAGCAGGAGCGCGAGCAGAGGCGGCGGGAACAGGAGGAGAAAAGGAGAGTAGAGGAGATGGAGCGCCGGCGCAAGGAGGAGGACGAGCGCAGGAGGGCGGAGGAGGAGAAAAGACGGAATGATCGTGAACAG GAATATATCCGCCGTCAGCTGGAAGAGGAGCAGAGGCATCTAGAGATCCTTCAGCAGCAGCTGCTTCACGAGCAGGCCATGTTACTG CTTTGTGATGGAGCTACGCTCTGTGCTCAGGAGTTCAAATGGCGGGAGCTGGAGGAGCAGCGGAAGGCGGAGCGGCTGCAGCGTCAGCTCCAGCAGGAGCAGACCTACCTGCTCTCCCTGCAGCGCGGACCGAAACAGCGCACTTCCTCCCTCACGGCCCAGCCCGACTGGGCAAAACTACCCCAAGCGCGCCCCTTAGATGACCCCGACCCCCCCGTTTACTCTAACGCAGACGAGTGCACGCCGAAGGCTGACCTCCTCCGTCAGACTGACGGCGACCAGAATGTAGATCCAGATGCAGAGCAGAATAAACATGTAGATGAGAACGAAGCCCTTACTGATGAGTGCAGGGAACAGACTGAGAGTGTGTCGGTGGATTCGAGCCCTTTAGTCACACAGCCAGTGGGTGAGACAGACAGGAACGACGACCCCCTCGTCCAGTCAACTCCATCCAGTGGCCCGGTGTCTGAAGCCCAGCCAGTCGGAGAG GCTGATGAAAGATACCGCAAGAACCATCAGGGCTCGCCTCAGACAGCTCCACCCAAGCAGCAGCCGCCAGTACCTCCCCGTTCATCTGAGCCCTATTCTAACGGGAACTCCTCATCCGAGTCCTCAAGCATGCACAAGCCCATGGAACCGCAG TGGTCTCACCTGGCCGCTCTAAAGAACAACGCGTCCGCTCCCCCCGTGTCCCGTTCTCATTCCTTCAGCGATCCAGTTCCTAATTTTGCACATCTCCATCTGCGCTCTCAAGAGCCACACCACCCAGCGCACCCTGCTCACCCAGCACACCCTGCACGCTCTGAGCATCCTCACCCTCTGCCCCTTTCACTGTCTCGGAGCCATGAGACCTCTGAAACATCAGTCAATGACGAGGTTCCACCAAAG GTTCCCGTGAGGACGACATCCAGATCACCTGTACTGTCCCGCAGAGACTCCCCACTTCAGAACAACCAGCAAAGCAGCCAACCTGGACAGAGGAATGCTGGAAG TAACGTGGAACCGCGTCTGCTGTGGGATCGGGTGGAGAAGCTGGCTAGACCAGGCAGTGGAAGCTCTTCTGGCTCCAGTAACTCCAGCTCACAGACTAGCTCTCAGAGTTCAGGGGAGAAGTTCAGGGTTCGCT CATCTTCAAAATCCGAGGGCTCGCCACATCAACGCCCGGAAAATGCTGGCAAAAAattggaggagaagaaggactTTGTCAGACCAGCCAGGCcctct GATCTCACTCTACTGGCCAATGAGGTGCGTGCAATTGAAGAAGCTCGTCCTCCTCACAAGGTGACTGACTACTCCTCATCTAGTGAGGACTCTGATTCAGAAGAGGATGATGAGGTGGAACAGGAGCTGGGCAACGAGTCTACATCTGGCACCGAGGACTCGAGGGCAAG CTCCTCGAAAGTTAGCAATGGTGAGACGGAGTCAGTGAAGACCATGATTGTTCACGACGAAGCAGAAAGCGACACAGCCATCACACCCTCTAAAGACGGCACTTTAATCGTCAGACAG AGCGTAGCAGAGAAAATCCGATTGGTTCCCGGGCCTGGTACGGGCCCTGTCCCTGGTCCTGGTCACGGTCCTGCTCTGGGCCACCAGGAGCGAAATGGCTTCGCAGGCCGTATTCACCTGCTGCCTGACCTCATCCAACAGAGCCATcactccccctccccctccatcacttcctccccctcctccaGTCACACCAGCCCCTCCATGTCCCCCCAATCCGCCTTGGAGAGGCTGCTTGCCAGCGAG ACACTCTCTGGCAGTAATTCTCTTCAAAAACACAAGTCCTCTTCTTCCTTCACCCCATTCATTGACCCTCGCCTTCTACAAATATCGCCCTCTACTGGCAGCTCTCTCAACAACATGG CGGTCATCGGGAATGACCTTCGGCTGCATGAAGTGTTAAGGCCAGACCCCATGCGTAAAGGCTCGGTGGTTAACGTGAACCCGGTGAACACTCGGCCACAAAGCGACACGCCCGAGATCCGCAAGTACAAGAAGAGGTTCAATTCCGAGATCCTGTGTGCTGCACTCTGGG GGGTGAACTTATTGGTGGGGACAGAAAGTGGGCTTTTGCTTCTGGACCGCAGTGGGCAGGGTAAAGTTTACCCCCTCATCAACCGCCGCCGTTTTCAGCAAATGGATGTTCTGGAAGGCCTTAATGTTCTGGTCACAATATCAG GAAAAAAGAACAAGCTGCGAGTGTATTATCTGTCCTGGCTGAGGAACAAGATCCTACACAATGACCCAGAGGTGGAGAAGAAGCAGGGGTGGACTACAGTGGGAGAGCTGGAGGGCTGTGTGCACTACAAAGTTG TGAAATATGAAAGGATCAAGTTCTTGGTGCTGGCCTTGAAAAACTCTGTGGAGGTCTATGCGTGGGCACCGAAGCCGTATCATAAATTCATGGCCTTTAAG TCATTTGGCGACCTGGTACACAAGCCCTTGCTAGTGGACCTGACTGTGGAGGAGGGACAGAGGTTAAAGGTGATATACGGCTCCTGCTCTGGTTTTCACGCGGTCGACGTGGATTCGGGCGCCGTTTACGACATCTATTTGCCCACGCAC ATTCAGACCAGCATCCAGTCGCACGCCATCATCATCCTTCCCAACACGGACGGCATCGAGCTGCTGGTCTGCTATGAGGACGAAGGCGTCTACGTGAACACGTACGGGCGCATCACTAAAGACGTGGTGTTGCAGTGGGGAGAGATGCCCACCTCTGTTG CATACATCAGGTCGAATCAGATCATGGGCTGGGGCGAGAAGGCCATAGAGATCCGCTCGGTCGAGACGGGTCACTTGGATGGCGTGTTCATGCACAAAAGGGCACAAAGGCTTAAGTTCCTGTGCGAGAGAAATGACAAG GTGTTCTTCGCTTCTGTACGTCAAGGCGGCGCGAGTCAGGTCTACTTCATGACCCTGGGCCGCAGCAATCTGCTCAGCTGGTAA